From the genome of Streptomyces sp. SID8374:
GGGCCGCTCGCCACCGCCGACCTGACGGGCGTCGACATCCTGCTCCACGCCACCGGCAACATCTACACCGAGTCGCAGGACGAGAAGTTCGCCGCTCCCGAGCTGATGCGCCGGATGGTCGACGCAGGTGACATCGGGCGCAAGAGCGGGCAGGGCTTCTACACGTACTGACCGCAGCCGCACCCCTGCACCCTCGGCCCACCGCCGTCGGGCCGGGGAGTGTACCCGGCAGTGTCCGGTCCCCGGCGAACCGACGTCACTCCACCGAGTGAATTCGGTATCGGTTCGCTTACAGACGGCAACTTCCCTGTCGCTGCGGCAGTCAGTTGTGGAAGAGAAGAACAGACAGACGGACCTCGCCACGGAGCAACAGCAGGGGAGCGCATATGCATATCAGGGGCGACCACGCCGAGCTGGTCGTCGGGGGCCGCCTCGACGTCCGAAGCGCGGCGGACGCCCGTACGGTCCTCCACTCGGCCGTCGACGACGGAGCCGGCGATCTGGTGCTGGACCTGACCGAGCTGAGCTCCTGGGACGCCACCGGACTCGGCGTCATCATGGGAGCCCACCGCAGAGCGGGCCGGGCCGGACGGCGTCTCGTGCTGCGCGGCGTCCCGCCGCAGATGCAGCGCCTCCTGGTGGCCACCCGGCTGCACCGCATCCTGGCGATCGAGGGCGGGATCGCCGCCGAATCGCTGCCGCGCGTCTGAGCACGTAGCGACCGCCGGGGCAGAAGACGCGCAATCCTCACCGGAATGTGATGTCCCGGACGGCATGGCACCCCGCCCGTGCGTGGATACTGTGCGAAGGTCTAGGGTTCGGCCGTCTGCCCCATGACACCCACCCGTGGCAGACACCGGACCGGAAGCGACAGCGGGGCGTGTGAGGCCGGAGGGGCAAACCGAGCGCGACGCGTCTGGGGGACTTGTTGATGGACCCGACACACCAGGGGCCGGAAGAGTACGGGCGGCACCCCGACGGCTCCGACGGCCGCCGCCGGCCGTCCCGCGAGTCCAACGCCGCCGATTTCGGCCAGCCGACACCGCAGCAGGTCCGGATCGTCCAGCTCACGGTCGGCGACCTCCTGCTCACGGTCAACCCCGTCGACGGCAGCGAGGTCGAGACCTGCCCGCCCGGCTCGGCGCCCGACGCCCCCGTCCGCCGCACCCCCGCCGAACGCGCCGACCACGAGCGCGCCGGCGCACCCCCCGTCCCGGCAGGGCCTCCCGCCCCGCAGCTCCCCCTGCTGGAGCGCCAGGAGGAGCGCGAGCGGCTGGTCGGGCTGCTGGCCCGCGGCCGCAGCGTCCGCCTCACCGGCCAGCCCGGCTCCGGCCGCACCGCCCTCCTGGACGCCGTCGCCGCCGACTGCACGGACCTGGCCCCCGACGGCGTCGTCCGCCTCAGCGGCCACCGGCGCACCGCCGCCGACCTGCTGTACGGCCTCTTCGACGCGATCCACCACGCCCCGCTGCACCGCCCGGGACCCGAGGAGCTGCTCGCCCTCGTCCGCTCCATCGGCGCCGTCGTCGTCATCGACGACCTGGAGATCGGCGGGGCCGCCCTCGACGGGCTCCTGGAAGCCACCCCCGAG
Proteins encoded in this window:
- a CDS encoding STAS domain-containing protein, which gives rise to MHIRGDHAELVVGGRLDVRSAADARTVLHSAVDDGAGDLVLDLTELSSWDATGLGVIMGAHRRAGRAGRRLVLRGVPPQMQRLLVATRLHRILAIEGGIAAESLPRV